The following proteins come from a genomic window of Oricola thermophila:
- a CDS encoding cell division protein FtsX codes for MSETLDRTSDEAPQSPMHRREPGLRPLAPIVPRAGVASQALILVIAIMSFLACVSVGAVSLVNKSASTWQSQIAREATIQIRPAENMDMETALEDARTIAASFDGVRDARIIGLDETAALLEPWLGSGLGIEELPVPRLVVVTIDETSPPDFELLDSTIREAIPAASLDDHRAWVDRLVAMARTTTAIGLCVLALVMSALVLTVIFATRGAMAGNHAIIEVLHFVGAEAGFIARQFQMRFLFSGIWGGLIGGGAATLMFLVVGWWSARNLTTPEGEQASAFFGDFSIGPGAFAGVLAVIVLVGVLTALTTRYTVLGTLRDIDERRADPGRID; via the coding sequence ATGAGTGAGACACTCGACCGGACGAGCGACGAGGCGCCGCAATCGCCGATGCACCGGCGGGAGCCGGGCCTTCGGCCGCTTGCGCCCATCGTGCCCCGCGCCGGTGTCGCCAGCCAGGCGCTGATCCTGGTCATTGCCATCATGTCCTTTCTCGCCTGCGTCTCGGTGGGTGCGGTGTCGCTGGTCAACAAGAGCGCGTCGACATGGCAAAGCCAGATCGCGCGCGAGGCGACGATCCAGATACGGCCGGCCGAGAACATGGACATGGAGACGGCGCTGGAGGATGCGCGCACGATCGCCGCGAGCTTCGACGGCGTACGCGACGCCCGCATCATAGGCCTCGACGAGACCGCGGCCCTGCTGGAACCGTGGCTCGGTTCGGGACTCGGCATCGAGGAACTGCCGGTTCCGCGGCTTGTCGTCGTCACCATCGACGAAACCTCGCCGCCCGATTTCGAATTGCTGGACAGCACGATCAGGGAGGCCATTCCTGCCGCCTCGCTTGACGATCATCGCGCCTGGGTCGACAGGCTCGTCGCCATGGCGCGCACAACGACGGCGATCGGGCTTTGCGTGCTGGCACTGGTGATGTCCGCGCTGGTGCTGACCGTGATCTTCGCCACGCGCGGCGCGATGGCCGGCAACCATGCGATCATCGAGGTGCTGCATTTCGTTGGCGCGGAAGCCGGATTCATCGCGCGACAGTTCCAGATGCGCTTCCTGTTCTCGGGCATATGGGGCGGGCTGATCGGAGGCGGCGCGGCGACGCTGATGTTCCTTGTCGTGGGCTGGTGGTCGGCGCGCAACCTCACGACCCCGGAAGGAGAGCAGGCGTCGGCCTTCTTCGGCGACTTTTCCATCGGCCCCGGCGCCTTCGCCGGCGTGCTGGCGGTGATCGTTCTCGTCGGCGTGCTGACCGCCCTCACGACCCGCTACACCGTACTTGGAACCCTGCGTGACATCGACGAAAGGCGCGCCGATCCCGGCAGAATCGACTGA
- a CDS encoding response regulator, whose protein sequence is MARILIVEDDDSVRTFTARALQIDGHSVEQADDGDIGLEKVIEKRGGYDLVLSDIRMPTMDGISMAREIAKDFPDQRILLMTGYAEQRERARDVEKIVVDVVQKPFTLADIRTAVARALTGQA, encoded by the coding sequence ATGGCCAGGATACTGATCGTGGAGGACGACGATTCCGTCCGCACATTCACCGCGCGCGCATTGCAGATCGACGGTCACTCCGTCGAGCAGGCCGATGACGGCGATATCGGGCTGGAAAAGGTGATCGAGAAGCGGGGCGGCTACGACCTCGTCCTGTCGGACATCCGCATGCCGACCATGGACGGGATTTCCATGGCGAGGGAAATCGCCAAGGACTTTCCCGACCAGAGGATACTGCTGATGACCGGCTATGCGGAGCAGCGCGAGCGGGCCCGCGACGTGGAAAAGATCGTTGTCGACGTCGTCCAGAAGCCCTTCACCCTGGCCGATATCCGCACTGCCGTTGCGAGGGCGCTGACCGGACAGGCCTGA
- the ftsE gene encoding cell division ATP-binding protein FtsE yields the protein MIRFENVGLRYGMGPEVLRDVSFHIPRQSFQFLTGPSGAGKTTLLRLLFMSLRPTRGLISVFGKDIATIDAGELPQLRRRIGIVFQDFRLLDHMTVYENVGLPLRVRGKEESTYQRDVLDLLKWVGLGERVHALPPVLSGGEKQRVAIARALIDQPELLLADEPTGNVDPPMARRLLRLFLELNRLGTAVVIATHDLGLMDQVDARRMILSNGQLEIYE from the coding sequence TTGATCAGATTCGAGAATGTCGGACTGCGTTACGGGATGGGACCGGAGGTCCTGCGCGATGTCTCGTTCCACATTCCCAGGCAGTCGTTCCAGTTCCTGACCGGGCCGTCCGGCGCGGGCAAGACGACGCTGTTGCGCCTGCTGTTCATGTCGCTCAGGCCGACACGAGGGCTGATCAGCGTGTTCGGCAAGGACATCGCGACCATCGACGCCGGAGAATTGCCGCAACTGAGACGGCGGATCGGAATCGTATTCCAGGATTTCCGGCTGCTCGATCACATGACGGTTTACGAGAATGTCGGGCTGCCACTGCGCGTGCGCGGCAAGGAGGAATCGACCTACCAGCGCGATGTGCTCGACCTGCTCAAGTGGGTCGGCCTGGGCGAGCGCGTGCACGCGCTGCCGCCCGTGCTGTCCGGCGGCGAGAAACAGCGCGTCGCGATCGCCCGTGCGCTGATCGACCAGCCGGAACTGCTGCTCGCCGACGAACCGACCGGCAATGTCGACCCGCCGATGGCACGGCGCCTGCTGCGCCTGTTTCTTGAGCTCAACCGCCTCGGCACGGCTGTGGTGATCGCCACGCATGATCTCGGCCTCATGGACCAGGTGGATGCGCGCCGCATGATCCTTTCCAACGGGCAGCTGGAAATCTATGAGTGA
- the hpt gene encoding hypoxanthine phosphoribosyltransferase translates to MPVVRGKRLEVLYSASTIAARNLELAKEIAARDYTDLLVISVLKGSFIFSADLVRAMHDAGLEPDVEFIMLSTYGAGTEPGAVKILRDVDSDVAGRDVLLVDDILESGRTLTFARDLMLERGARSVGVCVLLDKSMRRQADTPLQADFTGFECPDHFVVGYGMDVGHAFRELPFVGIVAGDA, encoded by the coding sequence ATGCCGGTCGTAAGGGGCAAGCGGTTAGAGGTTCTCTATTCCGCCTCCACCATCGCTGCGCGCAATCTTGAACTGGCAAAGGAAATCGCGGCGCGCGATTACACCGACCTGCTGGTGATTTCCGTGCTCAAGGGTTCCTTCATCTTTTCCGCCGATCTCGTGCGCGCCATGCACGACGCCGGGCTGGAACCGGATGTCGAGTTCATCATGCTCTCCACCTACGGCGCGGGCACCGAGCCCGGCGCGGTGAAGATACTGCGCGACGTGGATTCCGACGTGGCCGGCCGTGACGTTCTCCTCGTCGACGACATTCTCGAATCCGGCCGCACCCTCACCTTCGCCCGCGACCTGATGCTGGAACGCGGCGCGCGAAGCGTCGGCGTCTGCGTCCTGCTCGACAAGTCCATGCGCCGCCAGGCGGACACGCCGCTGCAGGCGGATTTCACGGGTTTCGAATGCCCGGACCATTTCGTGGTCGGCTACGGCATGGATGTCGGCCACGCCTTCCGTGAACTTCCCTTCGTCGGCATAGTCGCCGGAGACGCTTGA
- a CDS encoding DUF2125 domain-containing protein: MAEKKEKQVGNAGRRMRWMAAGILAAGIAYSAGWYWLANRVEAETARYIATQRQQGTTIGCADRSVGGYPFRLEVFCTAFDLARPLDGLTVKAGAFRSAAQVYEPRRVYTELDSPVVVESAVAGALRLDWSLARATASLAQPLPERASVAVDDLDVTLDGIGKALAAAHAEAHMRLREGDLDIAWRYEGLVFDERVAGRANLPVLAGDGDVTIEDGAARAASGLRTLRGASGEIRRLALLVTPKQGLLVSGPFSVDEGGLVDATLELVVVDPAGLAQAFRAAFPELAAQIDALAAMSAESGPDGTPEIVLPVSIRDGQAVLGFIPLGRLPALM, from the coding sequence ATGGCAGAGAAGAAAGAAAAACAGGTCGGAAACGCGGGGCGGCGGATGCGCTGGATGGCCGCCGGGATCCTTGCCGCGGGCATCGCCTATTCGGCCGGCTGGTACTGGCTGGCGAACCGGGTCGAGGCGGAAACCGCAAGGTACATCGCAACGCAGCGGCAACAGGGCACCACCATCGGCTGTGCCGACAGGTCGGTGGGCGGATATCCGTTCCGGCTCGAGGTGTTCTGCACCGCTTTCGATCTCGCCCGTCCTCTCGACGGCCTGACCGTGAAGGCCGGCGCGTTCCGCAGCGCGGCGCAGGTCTACGAGCCGCGACGCGTCTACACGGAGCTCGACAGCCCGGTCGTCGTGGAAAGCGCCGTTGCCGGCGCCCTGCGCCTCGACTGGTCGCTGGCGCGCGCCACTGCCTCGCTCGCGCAACCGTTGCCGGAACGTGCGTCTGTGGCCGTGGATGACCTCGACGTCACGCTCGACGGCATTGGCAAGGCGCTCGCGGCAGCCCATGCCGAGGCGCACATGCGGCTGCGCGAAGGCGATCTCGACATTGCCTGGCGCTACGAGGGACTTGTCTTCGACGAGCGGGTCGCAGGCCGCGCCAACCTGCCGGTTCTGGCCGGGGATGGCGATGTCACGATCGAGGACGGCGCAGCCAGGGCCGCTTCCGGCCTGCGGACGCTGCGCGGCGCCAGCGGCGAGATCCGCCGGCTGGCGCTGCTGGTGACGCCAAAACAGGGACTGCTCGTCAGCGGGCCGTTCTCGGTGGATGAAGGCGGGCTGGTGGATGCTACGCTGGAACTGGTCGTCGTCGATCCCGCGGGGCTGGCGCAGGCGTTCCGGGCCGCATTCCCCGAACTCGCAGCGCAGATCGACGCGCTGGCCGCCATGTCAGCGGAGAGCGGTCCCGACGGGACGCCGGAGATCGTGCTGCCGGTCAGCATACGCGATGGCCAGGCCGTTCTCGGCTTCATCCCGCTCGGGCGGCTCCCGGCGCTGATGTAG
- a CDS encoding YdcF family protein → MKRILRHLCVGLAAAVAIYLGGFFVFLADVDQYGAAPAGTRADGIVVLTGGHARVDEAVRLLDAELGDRLLISGVHPAASRAVLMKTFAVDEAQFACCVDIDRKALDTVGNAEETARWAADHGFRSLIVVTNDYHMPRSLFELRRTMKDISLIPHAVIATRGDTVSADMQARRLRVLFGEYVKYSAARLRALVLPPRSDAGVESAALSGN, encoded by the coding sequence ATGAAGCGCATCCTGCGCCATCTCTGCGTGGGGCTCGCCGCTGCGGTCGCAATCTATCTTGGCGGCTTTTTCGTATTTCTTGCGGACGTGGACCAGTATGGCGCCGCGCCGGCCGGCACGCGTGCCGACGGCATCGTCGTGCTGACGGGCGGGCATGCGCGCGTCGACGAGGCGGTGCGGCTTCTCGATGCCGAGCTTGGCGACCGGCTCCTGATCAGCGGCGTGCATCCCGCGGCCTCCCGGGCGGTGTTGATGAAGACCTTCGCCGTCGACGAAGCGCAGTTCGCCTGCTGTGTCGACATCGACCGCAAGGCGCTGGACACGGTCGGAAATGCCGAGGAAACCGCGCGCTGGGCCGCGGATCACGGATTCCGTTCCCTGATCGTCGTCACCAACGACTATCACATGCCGCGAAGCCTCTTCGAATTGCGCCGCACGATGAAGGATATCTCCCTGATTCCGCATGCCGTCATCGCCACGCGCGGCGATACGGTGAGCGCCGACATGCAGGCGCGCCGCCTGCGCGTCCTGTTCGGCGAATATGTCAAGTACAGCGCCGCCCGCCTGCGTGCCCTGGTGCTGCCCCCCAGGTCCGATGCGGGCGTGGAGAGCGCCGCGCTGTCCGGCAATTAG
- a CDS encoding gamma-glutamylcyclotransferase yields the protein MNDFWVFGYASLMWKPGFDHVERRRARLHGYHRSLCIISLEHRGTPERPGLVMGLDRGGSCVGVAFRVAGKDREPVLAYLRERELVTNVYLERIGSVTFECGGKAPALAYVADRRHEQYAGRLEVDEAVERVCGAVGGMGPNEDYVINTAEHIRTLGIRDHWLENVVAGIRKRQG from the coding sequence ATGAACGATTTCTGGGTCTTCGGCTACGCGTCGCTGATGTGGAAGCCCGGTTTCGACCATGTCGAAAGACGCCGCGCGCGCCTGCACGGCTATCACCGCAGCCTTTGTATCATTTCGCTTGAACACCGCGGCACGCCGGAACGGCCAGGTCTTGTCATGGGGCTCGACCGGGGCGGTTCCTGCGTCGGCGTCGCCTTCCGCGTCGCCGGGAAGGATCGCGAGCCGGTACTCGCCTATCTGCGCGAACGCGAACTGGTGACGAATGTCTATCTCGAGCGCATCGGCTCGGTCACGTTCGAATGCGGCGGCAAGGCGCCGGCGCTCGCCTATGTCGCGGACCGACGGCATGAACAGTATGCCGGCCGGCTCGAGGTGGACGAGGCCGTAGAGCGCGTCTGCGGCGCCGTCGGCGGCATGGGCCCGAACGAGGATTACGTGATCAACACGGCCGAGCACATCCGCACCCTCGGCATCCGGGATCACTGGCTCGAAAACGTCGTCGCCGGGATCAGGAAGCGGCAGGGCTGA
- a CDS encoding TIGR02302 family protein produces MAVENQHTADPRALSRRLRYARAATYAAILSERLLPRLLPLLLVLALFAILSWFGLFRVVGDAVRIVLVVLFGLVALASLWPLRGLRLPEAHDVDRRLERENALSHAPITTQEDRLAAGADDGFAAALWRAHQRRMAERVDGVHGAQAKTGIPARDPHAMRAAVALVAVIAFAWSHGTAGGRLTDAFHSHHVAETVPVRIDAWITPPAYTGMAPIFLTSEQNAERGDFTVPEGSVAVVRIAGGSGSESVTWPEPQAALGIADEDGNAQTAASRRYEVTLEGSGRLSVFAGPEETLRDWSLSVMPDAAPTIAWLAEPVRAANGAMTLQYRTLDDYRVARARGIIALAETREDDARPLYDAPELPLSLPRRSSRDGAAKTVRDLAEHPWAGARVTVILEAEDDRGQIGRSEAKTFVLPGRPFANPLARAIIEQRRNLALDADAVPDIVDVLDVFTLYPEETIDNAGHFLGLVTTRSRLIEAEGDEEALRDVVDQMWELARGIEDGNLSEAEKRLQAAQQALKEALENGASDEEIEQLMAELREAMQEYLSEMARQMQNNPDLAEQLPSDNMQEMDMQSLQEMLDKIEELAKSGAREQAQELLSQLQDMMNNLQMGQHRMQQGDRQSQAQQQMNELGEILRQQQELMNETYRQNRRGGEQQGNQPGEQQGEGQQGQQGEPGQQGQMGENGTGNGLEGLAPGQQALRDRLEQFMDGLRGMGINPGEEFGEAGRAMGDAGQALQQGEGEQAFSEQGRAMDALRRGADSMMQQMQQAMDGGTGASEPGGNRNALDRDPLGRPQRSAGPDFGETVEIPDEIDVRRAREILEAIRRRLGNALSPQLEKEYLERLLDLN; encoded by the coding sequence ATGGCAGTCGAAAACCAGCATACCGCCGATCCCCGGGCGTTGTCACGCAGGCTGCGCTATGCCCGCGCGGCAACCTATGCGGCCATTCTCTCCGAGCGCCTGCTGCCGCGCCTTCTCCCTCTGCTCCTGGTGCTCGCCCTTTTCGCGATCCTGTCCTGGTTCGGCCTGTTCCGCGTGGTCGGCGACGCGGTCCGCATCGTGCTTGTCGTGCTTTTCGGTCTCGTTGCGCTGGCCAGCCTGTGGCCCCTGCGCGGGCTGCGCCTGCCCGAGGCGCATGACGTCGACCGACGGCTCGAACGTGAGAACGCGCTTTCTCATGCTCCCATCACGACGCAGGAGGACAGGCTTGCCGCAGGTGCGGATGACGGCTTCGCCGCGGCCTTGTGGCGCGCCCACCAGCGGCGCATGGCTGAGCGTGTGGACGGTGTTCATGGCGCCCAGGCGAAGACCGGTATCCCGGCCCGTGATCCCCACGCCATGCGCGCAGCCGTGGCACTTGTCGCCGTCATCGCCTTCGCGTGGTCGCATGGCACGGCCGGCGGCAGGTTGACCGACGCTTTCCACAGCCACCATGTCGCCGAGACGGTTCCGGTGCGTATCGACGCTTGGATCACCCCGCCTGCCTATACCGGCATGGCGCCGATCTTCCTGACATCGGAACAGAATGCCGAGAGGGGCGATTTTACCGTGCCGGAAGGCTCTGTCGCGGTGGTGCGCATAGCGGGAGGATCGGGTAGCGAGAGCGTTACCTGGCCGGAACCGCAGGCGGCACTCGGGATCGCGGATGAGGACGGCAATGCGCAGACGGCTGCGTCCCGTCGCTACGAGGTGACGCTTGAGGGATCAGGCCGGCTGTCTGTCTTCGCAGGCCCGGAAGAGACGTTGCGCGACTGGTCGCTTTCCGTGATGCCGGACGCGGCGCCTACCATCGCATGGCTGGCAGAGCCGGTGCGCGCGGCGAACGGCGCAATGACCTTGCAATACCGCACGCTGGACGATTACCGGGTGGCCAGGGCGCGCGGGATCATCGCGCTGGCCGAAACTCGGGAAGACGACGCGCGTCCACTTTACGACGCTCCGGAGCTGCCATTGTCCCTGCCTCGACGCTCTTCGCGTGACGGCGCGGCGAAGACCGTGCGCGATCTTGCCGAGCATCCCTGGGCCGGTGCGCGTGTGACTGTGATCCTGGAGGCGGAGGACGATCGCGGCCAGATCGGGCGCAGCGAGGCGAAGACATTCGTCCTGCCGGGGCGGCCTTTCGCGAATCCGCTTGCCCGGGCGATCATCGAGCAACGTCGCAATCTCGCGCTCGACGCAGATGCCGTGCCGGACATAGTCGACGTGCTCGACGTATTCACGCTCTATCCGGAGGAGACGATCGACAATGCCGGCCACTTTCTCGGGCTCGTCACGACGCGGTCGCGCCTGATCGAGGCAGAAGGTGACGAGGAGGCCCTGCGCGATGTCGTCGATCAGATGTGGGAGCTGGCACGGGGCATCGAGGACGGCAACCTGTCGGAAGCCGAGAAGCGCTTGCAGGCAGCGCAGCAGGCGCTGAAGGAGGCGCTCGAGAACGGCGCGTCCGACGAAGAGATCGAGCAGCTGATGGCCGAATTGCGCGAGGCAATGCAGGAATATCTGAGCGAGATGGCCCGTCAGATGCAGAACAATCCCGATCTCGCGGAGCAGTTGCCTTCGGACAACATGCAGGAAATGGACATGCAGAGCCTGCAGGAGATGCTCGACAAGATCGAGGAACTGGCCAAGTCGGGCGCGCGCGAGCAGGCGCAGGAACTGCTCAGCCAGTTGCAGGACATGATGAACAACCTTCAGATGGGCCAGCACCGGATGCAGCAGGGCGACCGCCAGAGTCAGGCCCAGCAGCAAATGAACGAACTCGGCGAGATCCTGCGACAGCAGCAAGAGCTGATGAACGAGACCTACCGCCAGAACCGCCGTGGTGGCGAACAGCAGGGCAATCAACCCGGCGAGCAACAGGGCGAGGGGCAGCAGGGACAGCAGGGCGAACCGGGACAGCAGGGCCAGATGGGCGAGAACGGCACTGGCAACGGTCTGGAAGGTCTCGCGCCGGGCCAGCAGGCGCTGCGCGACAGGCTGGAGCAGTTCATGGACGGACTGCGCGGGATGGGAATCAATCCCGGCGAGGAGTTTGGCGAGGCCGGGCGCGCGATGGGCGATGCGGGGCAGGCGCTCCAGCAGGGCGAGGGCGAGCAGGCATTTTCCGAGCAGGGCCGGGCAATGGATGCGCTGCGTCGCGGTGCCGATTCGATGATGCAGCAAATGCAGCAGGCCATGGATGGTGGCACGGGGGCCAGTGAGCCCGGCGGAAACCGGAACGCGCTCGACCGCGATCCACTCGGCCGTCCGCAACGTTCCGCGGGCCCCGATTTCGGCGAGACGGTGGAAATTCCCGACGAGATCGATGTCCGCCGCGCGCGCGAGATACTGGAGGCGATCCGCCGCAGGCTCGGCAACGCGCTCTCGCCGCAGCTGGAAAAGGAATATCTGGAAAGGCTGCTGGACCTGAACTGA
- the hisC gene encoding histidinol-phosphate transaminase, which produces MSARENPSRPVPNPGVMDIAAYVPGKSKAKPGIKLHKLSSNETPLGPSPAAVEAFKAEAGTLEFYPDGTAGELRNAVAETHGLNPDNLLCGNGSDELLGLLAHVYLNTGDEAIITEHGFLVYRIQILANGATPVVAPETDLRTDVDAILERVTERTKMVFLANPNNPTGTYISDAEVRRLHAGLPKDVLLVLDAAYAEYVRRNDYSAGVELVSGNENVVMTRTFSKIYGLAALRIGWMYGPAHVVDALNRVRGPFNLNSAAIAAGAAAIRDRAHVDEAAHFNETWVQALTGALTDIGLTVTPSVGNFILIHFPGDDPERSAAAADAFLTERGYVLRALGTYGLPNALRMSIGTAEANEGVIAALKDFMGRA; this is translated from the coding sequence ATGTCCGCTCGCGAAAATCCGTCCCGTCCCGTTCCCAACCCCGGTGTGATGGATATCGCCGCCTATGTGCCGGGCAAGAGCAAGGCCAAGCCGGGCATCAAGCTGCACAAGCTGTCGTCCAACGAGACGCCGCTCGGGCCCAGCCCCGCGGCCGTCGAGGCATTCAAGGCGGAGGCAGGCACGCTGGAATTCTACCCCGACGGCACGGCCGGGGAACTGCGCAACGCGGTGGCCGAGACGCACGGCCTCAACCCCGACAACCTTCTGTGCGGCAACGGTTCCGACGAGTTGCTAGGCCTGCTCGCCCATGTCTATCTGAATACCGGAGACGAGGCGATCATCACCGAGCACGGCTTCCTCGTCTACCGGATCCAGATCCTCGCCAATGGCGCGACACCGGTCGTCGCGCCGGAGACCGACCTGCGCACGGATGTCGACGCCATACTCGAGCGCGTCACCGAGCGCACGAAGATGGTTTTCCTCGCCAATCCGAACAATCCGACCGGCACCTACATTTCCGATGCCGAGGTCAGGCGCCTGCATGCCGGCCTGCCGAAGGATGTCCTGCTGGTCCTCGACGCGGCATATGCGGAATATGTGCGCCGCAACGACTACTCCGCGGGCGTGGAACTCGTCTCCGGCAACGAGAACGTCGTGATGACGCGCACCTTCTCCAAGATTTACGGCCTCGCCGCACTGCGCATCGGCTGGATGTACGGACCGGCGCATGTCGTCGACGCGCTCAACCGCGTTCGCGGACCGTTCAACCTGAACTCGGCGGCAATCGCCGCCGGCGCGGCGGCGATCCGCGACCGCGCCCATGTCGACGAGGCGGCCCATTTCAACGAGACCTGGGTACAGGCCCTGACCGGCGCGCTGACGGATATCGGTCTGACGGTGACGCCGAGCGTCGGCAACTTCATCCTGATCCATTTCCCCGGGGACGATCCGGAAAGGTCCGCCGCCGCGGCCGATGCCTTTCTGACCGAACGCGGCTACGTTCTGCGCGCCCTGGGTACCTACGGCCTGCCGAACGCGCTGCGCATGTCAATCGGGACGGCAGAGGCGAACGAGGGCGTGATCGCCGCGCTCAAAGACTTCATGGGCCGGGCCTGA
- a CDS encoding prephenate/arogenate dehydrogenase family protein encodes MPDTKPMFERVALIGIGLIGSSLAHAIRRQGLAGEIVISTRSSETLKRAEELGLGDRFEPDPARAVEDADLVVLSIPVGACGAVAERIGPHLKTGAILTDAGSTKASVVRDVAPHVPEGVHFIPGHPIAGTEQSGPDAGFTSLFEGRWAILTPLPGTDPAALEKLTAFWTACGSKVDTMDPAHHDRVLAIVSHLPHIIAYNIVGTADDLETVSKSEVIKYSASGFRDFTRLAASDPTMWRDVCLANREAILEMLGRFSEDLAALQRSIRWGDGDALFDLFTRTRAIRRSIIEAGQEVDAPDFGRHPEIAKPGE; translated from the coding sequence ATGCCTGACACCAAACCCATGTTCGAGCGCGTCGCGCTGATAGGTATCGGCCTGATCGGCTCGTCGCTGGCCCACGCGATCCGGCGGCAGGGCCTTGCCGGGGAGATCGTCATCTCGACGCGCAGTTCCGAAACCCTGAAACGGGCCGAGGAACTGGGTCTGGGCGACCGCTTCGAGCCCGACCCGGCAAGGGCCGTCGAGGATGCCGACCTCGTGGTCCTTTCGATTCCCGTCGGCGCCTGCGGGGCGGTGGCGGAACGGATCGGTCCGCACCTGAAGACGGGCGCGATCCTGACCGATGCCGGCTCGACCAAGGCTTCGGTGGTGCGCGATGTCGCGCCGCATGTGCCGGAGGGCGTGCACTTCATCCCCGGCCACCCGATCGCCGGCACCGAGCAATCGGGCCCCGACGCGGGATTCACCTCGCTGTTCGAGGGACGCTGGGCGATCCTGACCCCGCTTCCCGGCACGGATCCGGCAGCGCTGGAAAAGCTGACCGCGTTCTGGACGGCATGCGGCTCGAAGGTCGACACGATGGATCCCGCGCATCATGACCGGGTCCTGGCGATCGTCTCGCACCTGCCCCACATCATTGCCTACAACATCGTGGGCACCGCCGACGACCTGGAGACGGTTTCCAAATCGGAAGTCATCAAGTACTCCGCGTCAGGCTTCCGCGATTTCACCCGGCTTGCCGCTTCCGACCCGACCATGTGGCGCGATGTCTGCCTTGCCAACAGGGAGGCCATCCTGGAGATGCTGGGCCGGTTTTCCGAGGATCTCGCCGCGCTGCAGCGGTCGATCCGCTGGGGCGACGGCGACGCGCTGTTCGATCTATTCACCCGCACCCGTGCCATACGCCGGTCCATCATCGAGGCGGGACAGGAAGTCGACGCGCCGGATTTCGGCCGTCACCCGGAAATCGCGAAGCCGGGCGAATAG
- a CDS encoding lysophospholipid acyltransferase family protein, translated as MIVFTPYFFLAPRKRAWAVPKFWARSLLWLMKVTVGTDHVVKGLENLPEGSYIIAPKHQSAWDTFAFLPWWPDPVYILKRELTWIPLFGWYIAKMRMIPIDRGNRLRAIESVNRGANRVIREGRQIVIYPEGTRRSPGAEPAYKMGIVNLYETLGIPVVPIAHNAGLYWRRRSFMRYPGTIEVEVLEPIMPGLGREEFRKELIRRTEEACDRQLLALADDPAAPPFPETAKRRVAELRAGTVSPAAS; from the coding sequence ATGATCGTGTTCACGCCCTATTTCTTCCTCGCGCCGCGAAAGCGCGCTTGGGCCGTGCCGAAATTCTGGGCGCGCAGCCTGCTCTGGCTGATGAAGGTGACCGTGGGGACCGACCACGTGGTGAAAGGGCTGGAGAACCTGCCCGAGGGCAGTTACATCATCGCGCCCAAGCACCAGTCGGCCTGGGACACGTTCGCCTTCCTGCCGTGGTGGCCCGACCCCGTCTATATCCTGAAACGCGAACTGACCTGGATTCCCCTGTTCGGCTGGTACATCGCCAAGATGCGGATGATTCCCATTGATCGCGGCAACCGCTTGCGTGCAATCGAGTCGGTCAATCGCGGCGCGAACCGCGTGATCAGGGAAGGCCGGCAGATCGTCATCTACCCGGAGGGCACGCGCCGGTCGCCGGGCGCCGAGCCTGCCTACAAGATGGGCATAGTCAATCTTTACGAAACGCTCGGCATTCCGGTCGTGCCGATCGCGCACAATGCCGGGCTCTACTGGCGGCGGCGGTCATTCATGCGCTATCCGGGCACGATCGAGGTCGAGGTCCTCGAGCCGATCATGCCGGGTCTCGGCCGCGAGGAATTCCGCAAGGAACTGATCCGGCGGACCGAGGAGGCCTGCGATCGCCAGTTGCTTGCGCTCGCCGACGACCCGGCCGCGCCGCCCTTTCCGGAAACCGCGAAACGGCGCGTGGCGGAACTCCGGGCCGGAACGGTCAGCCCTGCCGCTTCCTGA